In Panacibacter ginsenosidivorans, the following proteins share a genomic window:
- a CDS encoding YfbK domain-containing protein: MQSHSQYYLRGEVKDENGQGIYNAKIFLSSKGTIPFYTGSSGAFGIPLSTPTDSIIFMADGYETIKTLTDARKYNTYTLKFASANALVAKHKLYSLVPQNADDVTETYYNQGETYTNLIENDFTFAEKYPETGFALNINRASYSNIRRFLNNNMTVPPDAVRIEEMLNYFDFADKANTDRDNFSCATQLTQSPWDVGKRLLFIKFKAPYINVDTAPPTNLVFLVDVSGSMENPNRLPLLKDAFKMLVNNLRDKDTIAMVIYGGIVGTYLQPISCKYKDSINRSIDKLEASGETPGEAAIRTAYALAERMYKKEANNRIILATDGDFNVGQTTDKELEDLVVTHRNSGIYLTCLGVGMGNYKDSKLEILAKKGNGNFAYIDNIYEAEKVLISEFSKTMYAVANDASVNVYFNPYYVKRYRLIGFDNRKELLENSVAELEGGEVGSGHSLMAVFEIEPVDAMYDSIMRNNPDVNIAQLQLHYKVPQSDQQVVKNFSVPNNFEDFNTCDSSIRFATSVIMFGGLLKQSELWENLNWEDIIKIARNSAMENDFSQKEFVALVGKAKIIYEPYRKKKKKEQE, encoded by the coding sequence ATGCAAAGCCATTCGCAATACTACCTCCGTGGAGAGGTAAAAGATGAGAATGGACAGGGTATCTACAATGCAAAGATCTTCTTATCTTCAAAAGGCACGATTCCTTTTTATACGGGCAGTTCAGGTGCATTTGGCATTCCACTTTCAACACCAACAGACAGCATAATTTTTATGGCAGATGGCTATGAAACTATCAAAACGCTTACTGATGCCAGGAAATACAACACTTATACTTTGAAATTTGCCTCGGCAAATGCATTGGTGGCAAAACATAAATTGTATTCGCTGGTTCCGCAAAATGCAGATGATGTAACCGAAACCTATTATAACCAGGGAGAGACCTACACCAATCTTATAGAAAACGATTTTACTTTCGCGGAGAAATATCCCGAAACTGGTTTTGCATTAAACATTAACAGGGCATCGTACAGTAATATCAGGCGCTTTCTTAATAACAACATGACCGTGCCACCTGACGCAGTGCGTATTGAGGAGATGCTGAACTATTTTGATTTTGCTGATAAGGCAAATACAGACCGTGACAATTTCTCCTGCGCAACCCAACTAACACAATCGCCATGGGATGTAGGCAAACGATTGTTGTTTATAAAATTTAAAGCACCCTATATAAATGTTGACACGGCCCCGCCAACCAATCTCGTTTTCCTGGTTGATGTATCAGGGTCTATGGAAAACCCTAACCGGCTTCCCTTATTGAAAGATGCTTTTAAAATGCTTGTCAATAACCTTCGGGATAAGGATACCATTGCCATGGTAATATATGGTGGCATTGTAGGCACATATCTGCAACCTATTTCCTGTAAATACAAAGACAGTATTAATCGTAGTATAGACAAACTGGAAGCAAGCGGTGAAACTCCCGGTGAGGCAGCCATTCGTACGGCTTATGCACTTGCCGAAAGAATGTATAAAAAAGAAGCTAATAACAGGATCATATTAGCAACTGATGGAGATTTTAATGTTGGGCAAACAACAGATAAAGAATTGGAAGACCTGGTAGTAACACATCGTAATTCCGGAATATATCTTACCTGTCTTGGTGTTGGCATGGGTAATTACAAAGACAGTAAATTAGAAATACTTGCCAAAAAGGGGAATGGCAATTTTGCGTATATTGATAATATTTACGAAGCAGAAAAAGTGTTGATCTCAGAATTTTCAAAAACAATGTATGCCGTTGCCAATGATGCATCTGTAAATGTTTACTTCAATCCTTACTATGTAAAAAGATACAGGCTTATAGGTTTTGACAATAGAAAAGAATTACTTGAAAATAGTGTAGCAGAGCTCGAAGGTGGCGAAGTAGGAAGTGGACATTCGCTTATGGCAGTTTTTGAAATTGAGCCAGTAGATGCAATGTATGATAGCATTATGCGTAATAACCCTGATGTAAATATAGCTCAGCTGCAACTGCATTATAAAGTGCCACAAAGTGATCAACAGGTGGTTAAAAACTTTTCTGTACCCAACAATTTTGAAGATTTCAATACCTGTGATAGCTCTATACGTTTTGCAACTTCTGTTATAATGTTTGGTGGGTTACTCAAGCAATCTGAGCTGTGGGAAAACCTGAACTGGGAAGATATTATAAAAATAGCCCGCAACTCTGCGATGGAAAATGATTTTTCTCAAAAGGAATTTGTTGCCCTGGTCGGAAAAGCAAAAATTATTTACGAACCATATAGGAAGAAAAAGAAAAAAGAACAGGAGTAG
- the hpt gene encoding hypoxanthine phosphoribosyltransferase, with protein sequence MAEIKVHDKYFVPWLSEEIIQQRVKEIATEINTDYAGKKPLFIGVLNGAFMFASDLFKNIHIEAEISFIKLASYKGTKSTGQVITAIGLDMDLTGRDIIIVEDIIDTGKTLTEFLPQIRNQQPASLKIAVLLHKPEAMVHPIHIDYCCFSIPNKFVVGYGLDYNGLGRNISSLYQVKE encoded by the coding sequence ATGGCCGAGATAAAGGTTCACGATAAATATTTTGTACCCTGGCTTTCAGAAGAAATAATTCAGCAGCGCGTAAAAGAAATAGCAACCGAAATAAATACAGATTATGCCGGCAAAAAGCCATTGTTTATTGGCGTGCTTAACGGGGCTTTTATGTTTGCATCAGACCTGTTTAAAAATATTCATATTGAGGCAGAAATATCTTTCATCAAATTGGCTTCTTACAAAGGCACCAAATCTACCGGGCAGGTCATCACGGCCATTGGTCTCGATATGGATCTTACCGGCCGCGACATCATCATAGTGGAAGACATTATTGATACCGGCAAAACACTCACAGAATTTCTTCCGCAAATACGCAACCAGCAGCCAGCCTCGTTAAAGATCGCTGTACTACTACACAAGCCGGAAGCAATGGTACATCCAATCCATATTGATTATTGTTGTTTTTCCATCCCCAACAAATTCGTGGTGGGCTATGGCCTTGATTATAATGGTCTTGGCCGAAATATTTCGTCTCTCTACCAGGTAAAAGAGTGA
- a CDS encoding glucosaminidase domain-containing protein, which yields MKRFSLLIFPLFFLMTYVSAQTNDAVQQYIEKYKEIAINEEIRTGVPAAITLAQGIFESMAGQSDLALASNNHFGIKCKENWTGKKVYHDDDSRGECFRSYTTVEESYRDHSDFLKSRPNYTFLFTIDPSDYKAWAYGLKKAGYATNPVYAQAIIKKIEDNDLQQYTLIAMQRGSGVQPDVAVNNTPDKPVMNTVVAALPDVSAIAIQSAEKPSAQETVLAEYNGEGNYPIGMFTINQTKTIYAAAGTSLFALASNNNIALEKLLEFNEIDNSDDILAQGQLIYLEKKSKKSNTKDFHIVAPNETIETIAQREGIQLESLFEYNKMQKGLEPAPGEKVYLKPGRQTYYPKLLPKNNAKIG from the coding sequence ATGAAGCGATTTTCCCTCTTAATTTTCCCGCTGTTTTTTTTGATGACATATGTATCTGCTCAAACTAATGATGCGGTGCAACAGTATATTGAAAAATATAAAGAGATCGCTATTAATGAAGAAATCCGCACCGGCGTGCCTGCTGCTATAACACTGGCACAGGGTATCTTTGAATCGATGGCAGGGCAGAGTGATCTTGCCCTGGCATCCAATAACCATTTTGGCATTAAATGCAAAGAGAACTGGACCGGCAAAAAAGTGTACCATGATGATGATTCACGTGGCGAGTGTTTCAGAAGTTATACTACCGTAGAAGAATCTTACCGCGACCATTCTGATTTTCTTAAGTCAAGGCCTAACTACACTTTTCTTTTTACAATCGATCCCTCCGACTATAAGGCATGGGCTTACGGTTTAAAGAAGGCCGGCTATGCTACCAATCCTGTATATGCACAGGCAATTATAAAAAAAATTGAAGACAATGATCTGCAGCAATATACTTTAATTGCTATGCAGCGCGGTAGTGGTGTGCAGCCTGACGTTGCAGTAAATAATACACCCGATAAACCCGTAATGAACACAGTGGTTGCCGCTTTACCAGATGTTTCTGCTATAGCGATACAATCTGCAGAAAAGCCGTCAGCACAGGAAACAGTATTGGCTGAATATAACGGCGAAGGAAATTATCCAATAGGCATGTTTACTATTAATCAAACCAAAACTATTTATGCCGCAGCCGGTACTTCGCTGTTTGCGTTGGCAAGTAACAATAACATAGCGCTGGAAAAATTACTTGAGTTTAATGAGATCGATAACAGTGATGATATTCTTGCACAGGGTCAGTTAATCTATCTGGAGAAAAAGTCAAAGAAAAGTAACACTAAAGATTTTCATATTGTAGCGCCCAATGAAACCATAGAAACAATCGCGCAAAGAGAAGGCATACAACTGGAAAGTTTATTTGAGTACAACAAAATGCAAAAAGGTTTGGAACCTGCACCAGGCGAAAAAGTTTATTTAAAACCAGGCAGACAAACATACTATCCAAAGCTTCTTCCAAAGAATAATGCAAAGATTGGTTAA
- a CDS encoding O-methyltransferase yields the protein MELVNILAEAYAEKYTSPEDAVLKQINEDTYANHTQPHMLSGHVQGKVLEFISCIMQPKYILEIGTFTGYSALCLAKGLQNDGELHAIELREEDAQLCAKNFSQSALHKKIHLHVGNALDIIPNLPYKWDLVFIDADKTGYIAYYEMLLSRLNDNGLIIADNVLFHGKVLEDNISGKSARAVDAFNRHVAEDERTEQVMLTVRDGLLFIKKKK from the coding sequence ATGGAACTGGTAAACATACTTGCAGAAGCTTATGCAGAAAAGTACACTTCTCCGGAAGATGCAGTGCTAAAACAAATCAATGAAGATACTTATGCCAATCACACACAACCGCACATGCTTAGTGGTCACGTACAGGGGAAAGTATTGGAATTTATCAGTTGCATCATGCAGCCAAAATATATTTTAGAAATAGGCACATTTACCGGTTATAGTGCTTTATGCCTCGCTAAAGGATTACAAAATGATGGAGAACTACACGCCATTGAATTAAGAGAAGAAGATGCGCAGCTATGTGCAAAAAATTTCAGTCAATCTGCATTACATAAAAAAATACATTTGCACGTTGGCAATGCATTGGATATCATTCCCAATTTGCCTTATAAGTGGGACCTGGTATTCATAGACGCAGATAAAACAGGGTATATTGCATACTATGAAATGCTGTTATCCCGTTTAAATGATAACGGACTGATTATTGCTGACAACGTGCTGTTTCATGGCAAGGTGCTTGAAGATAACATCTCCGGCAAAAGTGCAAGAGCCGTAGATGCTTTCAACAGACATGTTGCCGAAGATGAAAGAACTGAGCAGGTAATGCTTACGGTAAGAGATGGCTTGTTGTTTATAAAAAAGAAAAAGTGA